One Ignavibacterium album JCM 16511 genomic region harbors:
- a CDS encoding T9SS type A sorting domain-containing protein yields the protein MERTLIVRGVKKNLILILVQIVFLASTLNSQSNLIQSIDFDSQNRAVYSLTGNYDSSYVVRYENGNKQIWNLTSLFNTQFYWISTCVDNNDNIWAFMQNSLYKFDGSNWNEIPLQINITSYMKYSDLNVKDDNIFLSLYHASLYGYPSIFRYNKSTNNWKVFDSSNSDLPENIITGKIFIRGDSVFIGSNKGLILINNDSAFVVLDSSNSNLETEAIYSFYIDGNGKRWLGTFDKGLVEWIDNSNFRYFNQSNSALPNNFINALDEDSNGNIWIATDNGFACLRNDTIYSYSNLTSESIAELKVDNQNKIWMGEVGTGRLLVFDGTNLSTITDIKDILLSGTPNTFELYQNYPNPFNPGTKISWQSPVRSWQTLKVYDILGNEVITLVDEYREAGIYEVEFNASTLPSGVYFYQLKSGDFRESRKMILLR from the coding sequence ATGGAAAGAACTTTAATCGTTCGTGGTGTCAAAAAAAATTTAATACTGATTTTGGTACAAATAGTTTTCTTAGCCTCAACTTTAAATTCACAATCCAATTTAATTCAATCAATAGATTTCGATTCACAAAACCGTGCTGTATATAGTTTGACGGGAAATTATGATTCATCTTATGTTGTTCGATATGAAAATGGTAATAAGCAAATATGGAACTTAACTTCATTATTCAACACTCAGTTTTACTGGATAAGTACTTGTGTTGATAACAATGACAACATTTGGGCTTTTATGCAAAATTCGCTTTACAAATTTGATGGTTCAAACTGGAACGAAATCCCGTTACAAATTAATATAACTTCTTATATGAAATACTCAGATCTAAATGTTAAAGATGATAATATTTTTCTTTCACTTTACCATGCTTCACTTTATGGTTATCCTTCAATTTTCAGATACAATAAATCTACAAATAACTGGAAAGTATTTGATTCCTCAAATTCCGATTTGCCAGAAAATATTATAACCGGAAAGATTTTTATAAGAGGTGACTCCGTTTTTATAGGAAGCAATAAAGGACTGATTCTTATTAATAATGATTCTGCGTTTGTTGTGCTTGATTCTTCAAATTCAAATTTAGAAACAGAAGCAATATATAGTTTTTATATTGATGGAAACGGCAAAAGATGGTTAGGAACATTTGACAAAGGTCTTGTAGAATGGATTGATAATTCCAATTTCAGGTATTTTAACCAATCTAATTCAGCACTCCCAAACAATTTTATAAATGCACTTGATGAAGATTCAAATGGAAATATTTGGATAGCCACAGATAATGGCTTTGCGTGTCTAAGAAATGATACTATTTATTCTTATTCCAATCTTACCTCAGAGTCAATTGCTGAACTTAAAGTAGATAATCAGAATAAAATCTGGATGGGAGAAGTTGGAACTGGAAGATTGTTAGTGTTCGACGGAACAAATCTTTCAACAATAACGGATATTAAGGATATTCTTCTCTCGGGTACTCCAAATACTTTTGAACTTTATCAAAATTATCCTAATCCGTTTAATCCAGGTACAAAAATAAGTTGGCAGTCTCCGGTGCGCAGTTGGCAAACATTAAAAGTTTATGACATACTTGGGAATGAAGTTATAACACTTGTGGATGAATACAGGGAAGCAGGAATATATGAAGTTGAATTTAATGCAAGTACATTACCAAGCGGAGTTTATTTCTATCAATTAAAATCTGGTGATTTTAGAGAATCTCGTAAAATGATACTCCTGCGTTAG
- a CDS encoding ABC transporter permease, with protein MLRIILNIARDEFEQIKRSRITLFLYTLFPLIIFLCFSLVYQNEIIREIPIAIIDEDKSDLSRTLIQYIESSPSMKIVDYFESKEELKEEFLIGKIHGAFYFPAELSSDIKSGKQSNVVMFIDASNLLISNSLLNDGTKILKTVNAGILLKKFKLGGLTENQSINLVNPLKVETNVLYNPNYSYITYLIPGLTTFILMMVVMMGAVPIINHKIGEEDFQFALRETKGKILPVLIGKSIPHLQFHFANILILVGIIFPAFHIVIRSSIIITILYLLFFIIVSFSFGIMLSSLIPKRTLATEVALFVLTPAFIYSGLTFPLWAMPEIHQFIAKLIPFTYFLSGFIKLYEMNANIVYLIKEIIVLMFFSALSLSITILSIKIRLKQSGISYDEKINSIIEIIKREIDWIITDLDLIAMLLAAPLFYSFFYGTMYMNKVEHEVPVAVYDEDRSSESLNLIKQLNAHTSIKITEELSSLDEIDKKLIDEEVQGVIFIPNDFCKNLKLNRDARIKIYLNTHRFLHSNDLNKAVNEVALSKGEEIRVAYFTSKGFSKGQSEELANPLKDNIKLLFNPSESYGDFLIPAILILVMQQTLFMGLGQSMAKENETKRFAELKTLSGNNPIVALSGKISFYLILYVAYALVFFSVHLSVFKIVFRGSYSAFIIVSVLLLLSISLMSLIIGNFFSKKVHALILISFTSYPIFFFTGYSWPTFAMPTIAKAIGFLIPTTPYLKAIHRIVSMETNIEHIFNEIIHLIILNIVLLLAVLFIFRRRFLKNSQPAH; from the coding sequence ATGTTGAGAATAATTTTAAATATTGCACGAGACGAATTTGAACAAATAAAGAGAAGCAGAATAACTTTATTTCTTTATACTCTGTTTCCTTTGATAATATTTCTTTGTTTCTCACTTGTTTATCAGAATGAAATCATAAGAGAGATTCCAATTGCTATTATTGATGAGGATAAATCAGATTTATCCAGAACTCTTATTCAATACATTGAATCTTCGCCTTCGATGAAAATAGTTGATTATTTTGAATCGAAAGAAGAATTAAAAGAAGAATTTCTCATAGGAAAAATTCATGGTGCATTCTACTTCCCTGCTGAGTTAAGTTCAGATATCAAATCCGGTAAACAATCAAATGTTGTGATGTTTATTGATGCAAGCAATCTTTTAATAAGTAATAGCTTACTGAATGATGGGACTAAAATATTAAAGACTGTTAATGCAGGAATCCTCTTGAAAAAATTTAAGTTGGGTGGTTTAACTGAAAATCAATCTATTAATCTTGTCAATCCACTGAAAGTTGAAACAAATGTTTTATACAATCCAAATTACAGTTACATAACTTATCTGATTCCCGGATTGACAACTTTTATTCTGATGATGGTTGTAATGATGGGCGCTGTTCCAATCATTAATCATAAAATCGGCGAGGAAGATTTTCAATTTGCGCTCCGTGAAACGAAGGGAAAAATTCTCCCGGTATTGATTGGTAAATCTATTCCTCATTTGCAATTTCATTTCGCGAACATTTTAATATTGGTGGGAATAATATTTCCGGCATTTCACATTGTCATTAGATCATCAATCATAATTACAATTTTGTATTTATTGTTTTTCATCATAGTAAGCTTCAGTTTTGGAATAATGCTATCATCATTGATACCTAAAAGAACACTCGCAACGGAAGTTGCATTGTTTGTGCTAACTCCTGCCTTTATTTATAGTGGTTTAACTTTTCCATTGTGGGCAATGCCAGAAATTCATCAATTCATTGCTAAGCTGATTCCATTTACTTATTTCTTATCAGGATTTATCAAGCTATATGAGATGAATGCAAATATTGTTTATTTAATAAAAGAAATTATCGTGTTAATGTTTTTCTCTGCATTGTCTTTATCGATTACTATTCTTTCAATAAAAATCAGATTAAAACAAAGCGGTATCAGTTACGATGAAAAAATTAATTCTATAATTGAAATAATTAAACGCGAAATAGATTGGATAATAACGGACCTTGATTTGATTGCAATGCTGCTCGCAGCTCCATTATTCTATTCTTTCTTCTATGGAACGATGTATATGAATAAAGTTGAGCACGAAGTTCCGGTTGCAGTTTATGATGAAGACCGTTCGAGTGAATCACTAAATCTGATTAAACAATTAAACGCTCATACTTCAATTAAAATAACAGAGGAATTAAGCAGTTTAGATGAAATAGATAAAAAGTTAATTGATGAAGAAGTTCAGGGTGTGATTTTCATTCCGAATGATTTCTGTAAAAATTTAAAGTTGAACAGAGATGCAAGAATAAAAATTTATCTGAATACTCATCGCTTTCTTCATTCGAATGACTTGAACAAAGCTGTTAATGAAGTGGCCTTAAGCAAAGGTGAAGAAATTCGGGTTGCTTATTTCACATCAAAAGGATTTTCAAAAGGACAATCAGAAGAATTAGCAAACCCATTAAAAGATAATATAAAATTACTTTTTAATCCTTCTGAATCTTATGGTGATTTTTTGATTCCTGCAATTCTGATATTAGTTATGCAGCAAACATTGTTCATGGGTTTGGGACAATCAATGGCAAAAGAAAATGAAACAAAAAGATTTGCTGAGTTGAAAACTCTTTCCGGAAATAATCCCATAGTTGCTCTTTCAGGAAAAATAAGTTTTTATCTGATACTTTATGTTGCTTACGCTTTAGTTTTCTTTTCCGTTCATCTATCAGTATTTAAAATTGTTTTCAGAGGCAGTTATTCTGCATTTATAATTGTAAGTGTTTTGTTATTACTTTCAATTTCACTTATGTCTCTTATAATTGGAAATTTCTTTTCGAAAAAAGTGCACGCCTTAATTCTAATTTCTTTCACTTCATATCCGATATTCTTTTTCACAGGTTATTCCTGGCCAACTTTTGCAATGCCAACAATAGCTAAGGCAATTGGATTTTTAATTCCAACAACTCCTTATTTAAAAGCTATCCATAGAATTGTTTCAATGGAAACGAATATTGAACACATATTTAATGAAATAATACATCTTATTATTCTGAATATTGTTCTTCTTTTAGCCGTGTTGTTTATTTTCAGAAGAAGATTTTTGAAAAATAGTCAACCCGCACATTAA
- a CDS encoding HlyD family secretion protein has translation MKFRKFLIALPFTLALIAVIVIVVQSNNDEEKIVTGLIETTTVNVASKIPGRVEEIFVKEGDKISKGQILARLESKEMNPKVEQAKGQLEAAKFKYQMALNGARPEEKEATEKLYLQAKHQYELAQKTYERMMNLYRDSLISAQEKDVYEFQYKAAFEQMNAAKSKYDMVVKGARYEEIEMAKGLYYQAENGYKEALAYQQELEIKSPIDGELQKKLVNQGEIISSGYPVFSLIDTKDFWVSIQLKEDEINGIKIGDEFYGIIKALGDKKVKFKVYYISAMGDFANWRPTNQKGEFDIKTFEVRLKPVQSISELRPGMTANIILSR, from the coding sequence ATGAAGTTTAGGAAATTTCTTATCGCTTTACCATTTACACTTGCATTAATTGCAGTGATTGTAATTGTAGTTCAGTCAAACAATGATGAAGAAAAGATAGTAACCGGATTGATTGAAACAACAACAGTAAATGTCGCTTCAAAAATTCCGGGAAGAGTTGAAGAAATTTTTGTAAAAGAAGGAGATAAAATTTCAAAAGGTCAGATACTTGCTCGACTTGAAAGCAAAGAAATGAATCCCAAAGTTGAACAGGCAAAAGGTCAGCTTGAAGCAGCAAAGTTCAAATATCAGATGGCACTTAATGGTGCTCGTCCCGAAGAAAAAGAAGCAACTGAAAAACTTTATCTTCAGGCAAAGCATCAGTATGAACTTGCACAGAAGACTTATGAAAGAATGATGAATCTTTATCGAGATAGTTTGATTTCTGCTCAGGAAAAAGATGTTTATGAATTTCAGTACAAAGCTGCATTCGAACAAATGAATGCTGCTAAATCAAAGTATGATATGGTTGTTAAAGGTGCGCGCTATGAAGAAATTGAAATGGCAAAAGGTCTTTACTATCAGGCAGAGAACGGTTATAAAGAAGCGCTTGCTTATCAGCAGGAGCTTGAAATTAAAAGTCCGATTGATGGTGAACTTCAGAAAAAGTTAGTTAATCAAGGTGAGATTATCTCGAGTGGTTATCCTGTTTTTAGTTTGATTGACACAAAAGATTTTTGGGTTTCAATTCAGTTGAAAGAAGATGAAATCAATGGGATTAAAATCGGTGATGAATTTTATGGAATTATTAAAGCACTTGGCGATAAGAAAGTTAAATTTAAAGTCTATTACATCTCTGCTATGGGAGATTTTGCAAATTGGAGACCTACAAATCAGAAAGGTGAATTTGATATAAAAACATTTGAAGTGAGATTAAAACCTGTTCAGAGTATTTCAGAATTAAGACCGGGAATGACTGCGAATATTATTTTAAGCAGATAA
- a CDS encoding TolC family protein has protein sequence MKRIFACMFLAFSNIYSQSLTLEDAIDYALKHNQQIKQYEAKLSQKEFQNLEALGNFLPQINLNASYTHLNDPIGIDLDPIRQAMIQLQSKNQVELANIYNLLQGNPQLTNEQRNLLFNQYSSQLNSLIPPFTKELKKQDYKTATLVGIQPIFTGGKLLAAKRFSILDEKAAEVQLKQIQDEVTKEVIKKYLTVALMNDVIKIRSDVVESVKKHRDRADKMLKQGLISNHNLLRAEVALADAEKNLFEDKNKLELAYLALKNEMGMDLNESILIEDSLIFHDFTDSLEFLSELAKIDNTILQLIELKKQQAKQKFNVERSSFLPTLAAFGKYELYPEYLSALEPRWAVGLSLNINLFNGFRDYAKLQTVDYLIEEVNALQKNVENKISLLINKNFKDVNNSKEKYFRNKINVALANENLRLNEKRFETGLGTSLEVVDANLAYEKALLDSESYLYEYYSNLTELYSAAGKPQNVILILKDKEN, from the coding sequence ATGAAAAGAATATTTGCTTGTATGTTTTTAGCTTTCTCAAATATTTACTCTCAGAGTCTAACTTTGGAAGATGCTATTGACTATGCATTGAAACACAATCAACAGATAAAACAGTATGAAGCAAAACTAAGCCAAAAGGAATTTCAGAATCTTGAAGCTTTAGGAAATTTTCTTCCACAAATTAATCTTAATGCTTCCTATACACACTTGAATGATCCAATTGGAATTGACCTTGACCCAATCCGCCAGGCAATGATTCAACTTCAGTCAAAAAATCAGGTTGAATTAGCTAACATTTATAATTTATTGCAAGGTAATCCTCAACTAACAAACGAGCAGAGAAATTTATTATTCAATCAATACAGCTCGCAATTAAATTCTTTGATTCCACCATTCACAAAAGAGTTGAAGAAGCAAGACTATAAAACCGCAACATTAGTCGGAATTCAACCAATATTTACCGGAGGAAAATTACTCGCTGCAAAAAGATTTTCTATTCTTGATGAAAAAGCTGCTGAGGTTCAATTAAAACAAATACAAGATGAAGTAACAAAAGAGGTAATTAAAAAGTACCTTACAGTCGCTTTGATGAATGATGTAATTAAAATCAGAAGTGATGTTGTTGAATCAGTTAAAAAACATCGCGATCGTGCGGATAAAATGTTAAAGCAAGGATTAATTTCAAATCATAATCTGCTGCGAGCCGAAGTTGCGTTGGCTGATGCGGAGAAAAATTTATTCGAGGATAAAAACAAACTCGAGCTGGCTTACCTTGCATTGAAGAATGAAATGGGAATGGACTTGAATGAATCAATCTTAATAGAAGATTCTTTGATATTTCATGATTTTACTGACTCATTAGAATTTCTTTCAGAGCTTGCAAAAATTGATAATACAATTTTGCAATTGATTGAATTAAAGAAACAACAGGCAAAACAAAAATTTAATGTTGAAAGAAGTTCTTTCTTACCAACTCTTGCTGCTTTCGGCAAATATGAACTTTATCCGGAATATCTTTCAGCACTCGAACCTCGTTGGGCAGTTGGACTATCACTGAATATTAATCTTTTCAACGGTTTTCGTGATTATGCTAAACTTCAGACAGTGGATTATCTTATTGAAGAGGTAAATGCTCTTCAAAAAAATGTTGAGAATAAAATTTCTCTTTTGATAAATAAAAATTTTAAAGATGTAAACAATTCAAAAGAAAAATATTTCAGGAATAAAATTAATGTTGCACTTGCAAATGAGAATCTGAGATTAAATGAAAAAAGATTTGAAACAGGTCTCGGAACATCTTTAGAAGTAGTAGATGCAAATCTTGCATATGAAAAAGCACTTCTTGATTCCGAATCATATTTATACGAATACTACTCAAATCTTACAGAGCTTTACTCTGCTGCCGGAAAACCACAGAATGTAATATTGATTTTGAAAGATAAGGAGAATTAA
- a CDS encoding TetR/AcrR family transcriptional regulator: MRRKEGNKEQDIISAAIEVFAKEGYHEAKISDIAELANVATGSVYLYFESKEDLLVKIFSGLWIKLISLVKAIYDRDDLSSIEKLDGFIDTVFDVFTANSKLALLFVKEQPHFLQDKNNKLNDLYNNFLKIGEMILDEGVKNNSFNKNLDKSITKNFIYGGVRHLLHLWALNPNDFPLNKVRQDIKYIVKKGILI; the protein is encoded by the coding sequence ATGAGAAGAAAAGAAGGAAATAAAGAGCAAGACATCATTTCAGCTGCAATCGAAGTTTTTGCTAAAGAAGGTTATCACGAAGCAAAAATTTCTGACATTGCTGAACTTGCAAATGTGGCTACAGGAAGTGTTTATCTTTACTTTGAAAGTAAGGAAGATTTGCTTGTAAAAATTTTCAGTGGTTTGTGGATAAAATTAATTTCGTTGGTAAAAGCTATTTACGATCGGGATGATCTTTCTTCCATCGAAAAACTTGATGGTTTTATTGATACTGTTTTTGATGTTTTTACAGCTAATTCTAAGCTTGCACTGCTGTTTGTAAAAGAACAACCACATTTCCTCCAGGATAAAAACAACAAACTGAACGATCTTTACAACAACTTCCTGAAAATTGGAGAAATGATTTTAGATGAAGGCGTAAAGAATAATTCATTTAATAAAAATCTTGATAAAAGTATTACTAAAAATTTTATTTATGGCGGAGTTCGTCATTTGCTTCACTTATGGGCACTCAATCCGAATGATTTCCCTTTAAATAAAGTTCGGCAGGATATCAAGTACATTGTTAAAAAAGGAATTTTAATATGA
- a CDS encoding Re/Si-specific NAD(P)(+) transhydrogenase subunit alpha, translated as MIIAIPKELLRGENRVACVPDVASKLIKSGFEVVVEKNVGLNAGFRDDQYIKAGAKIANTLEELYSNADIIFKVQRPIEHPSGKHEVDLYKKGSLLISLAYVLHYYDIAKKCAEKGIDFIAMDMIPRTTLAQKMDALSSQANIAGYKSVILAANHLGKIFPLMMTAAGTISPAKVVIMGAGVAGLQALGTAKRLGAVVEVSDIRPAVKEEVQSLGGKFIEVETSEDMQDAGGYAKEASPEFLKKQQELIFKHVTEADIVITTALVPGKKSPILVTEEMVKNMRAGSVVLDMATEFGGNCEISEKGKTVKKYDVTIIGEPNLPSMVPTHASEMYSKNILSLIQHISKDGKINLNLDDEIVKGCLITRNGEVINQRVKDLIK; from the coding sequence GTGATTATTGCCATACCTAAAGAACTCCTGCGTGGTGAAAACAGAGTTGCCTGCGTTCCAGATGTTGCTTCCAAATTAATTAAATCCGGTTTTGAAGTTGTTGTAGAAAAAAATGTTGGACTGAATGCCGGATTTCGTGATGATCAGTACATCAAAGCAGGGGCTAAAATCGCAAACACTTTAGAAGAACTTTATTCAAATGCAGATATCATCTTCAAAGTGCAGCGACCAATCGAACACCCGTCAGGAAAACACGAAGTTGATTTATACAAAAAAGGTTCTCTGCTAATCTCTCTTGCTTATGTTCTCCATTACTATGACATAGCAAAAAAATGTGCGGAAAAAGGAATCGATTTTATTGCCATGGATATGATTCCGAGAACAACTCTTGCACAAAAAATGGATGCACTAAGTTCTCAGGCGAACATAGCAGGATATAAAAGCGTAATCCTTGCTGCAAATCATCTCGGAAAAATATTTCCTCTGATGATGACAGCTGCCGGAACAATATCTCCTGCAAAAGTTGTAATTATGGGTGCAGGTGTAGCAGGATTGCAAGCACTCGGCACAGCAAAAAGATTAGGAGCAGTAGTTGAAGTTTCTGATATCCGTCCTGCAGTAAAAGAAGAAGTTCAGTCGCTCGGCGGAAAATTTATTGAAGTAGAAACTTCCGAAGATATGCAGGATGCTGGTGGTTATGCGAAAGAAGCTTCACCGGAATTCCTTAAAAAACAACAGGAACTTATTTTCAAACATGTTACTGAAGCCGATATCGTAATCACTACCGCATTGGTTCCCGGTAAGAAATCTCCCATTCTCGTTACAGAAGAAATGGTTAAAAATATGCGAGCCGGCAGCGTTGTTCTTGATATGGCTACGGAGTTCGGTGGTAATTGTGAAATAAGTGAAAAAGGTAAAACGGTTAAGAAATATGATGTAACTATTATTGGTGAACCAAACCTGCCAAGTATGGTTCCTACCCACGCAAGTGAAATGTATTCGAAAAATATTTTAAGTCTTATTCAGCATATTTCTAAAGATGGAAAAATAAATCTGAATCTAGATGATGAAATTGTAAAAGGATGTTTAATAACCCGAAACGGTGAAGTAATAAATCAAAGAGTAAAAGATTTAATAAAGTAA